Proteins encoded together in one Synechococcus sp. BL107 window:
- a CDS encoding O-antigen ligase — MFLLPSSALLGGLCFLVACISGSQGREQPIWRDPWMQPLLLAGLLMVLGCCFAQSGALAWAGLANWLPFFWAFWACRPHLETVKQRRQAAWMLVAGTLPVLVTGFGQMLLGWSGPWQFGGGAIVWFVAPGGQPSGRLSGLFDYANIAGAWLGVVWPLMLACVLRPDGWWRRGGAFALVLSTAVAVLFTQSRNAMGALALAVPLVIGPMQWTWLLPLLALLSVPLALAVLPGIPIGLKSWSAALLPDRMAERLLDQETPTAWKHTRLGQWGYGIELVAARPWFGWGAAAFSVLYPIYAAKRWHGHSHNLPLELAISHGLPVAVLIVGTVFLLLVVALKRGMLRRDPLERAWWAAALVMVVMHATDLPLFDSRMNILGWVLFAGLANVSQPLKPDRDALAASGEPADL; from the coding sequence ATGTTTTTGCTTCCGTCCAGTGCGCTGTTGGGGGGTCTCTGTTTTCTGGTGGCTTGCATCAGCGGTAGCCAAGGCCGTGAGCAACCGATCTGGCGCGATCCGTGGATGCAGCCTTTGTTGTTGGCTGGCTTGCTGATGGTGCTGGGGTGTTGTTTTGCCCAGTCCGGTGCTTTGGCCTGGGCGGGCCTGGCCAATTGGCTTCCCTTCTTTTGGGCTTTCTGGGCGTGTCGACCCCACCTTGAGACCGTGAAACAACGTCGCCAGGCGGCTTGGATGCTCGTGGCCGGAACGCTGCCTGTGTTGGTCACGGGGTTCGGACAGATGTTGTTGGGCTGGTCTGGTCCTTGGCAATTCGGGGGTGGCGCGATTGTGTGGTTTGTCGCTCCTGGAGGACAACCCAGCGGCCGTCTTTCTGGCTTATTTGATTACGCCAACATTGCTGGAGCTTGGTTAGGGGTGGTTTGGCCTCTGATGTTGGCGTGTGTGCTGCGTCCGGATGGTTGGTGGCGGCGTGGTGGTGCATTCGCGTTAGTCCTGTCGACGGCTGTTGCGGTGTTGTTCACCCAGTCCAGAAATGCCATGGGCGCTCTTGCGCTTGCGGTGCCGTTGGTGATCGGGCCAATGCAGTGGACCTGGCTGTTGCCGCTTTTGGCGTTGTTGAGCGTGCCTCTGGCTTTGGCGGTGTTGCCAGGCATTCCGATCGGTTTAAAAAGTTGGTCTGCCGCCCTCCTGCCCGATCGAATGGCAGAGCGCCTGTTGGATCAAGAAACGCCGACGGCTTGGAAGCACACCCGCCTAGGCCAGTGGGGTTATGGCATCGAATTGGTGGCGGCCCGCCCTTGGTTCGGATGGGGAGCGGCTGCGTTCAGCGTGCTGTATCCCATCTATGCGGCGAAACGGTGGCATGGCCATTCCCATAATTTGCCGCTGGAATTAGCGATTAGTCATGGGCTGCCGGTCGCTGTTCTCATTGTTGGCACGGTGTTTCTTCTGTTGGTGGTTGCGCTGAAACGTGGAATGTTGCGGCGAGACCCCCTCGAGCGAGCTTGGTGGGCGGCCGCGCTCGTGATGGTGGTGATGCATGCCACCGACCTGCCATTGTTTGACAGCAGGATGAACATCCTTGGCTGGGTGTTGTTCGCTGGATTGGCGAACGTCAGCCAACCGTTAAAGCCTGATCGTGATGCTCTTGCAGCTTCTGGGGAGCCAGCGGACCTCTGA
- a CDS encoding radical SAM protein, with protein MNQETLLFDPAPPDPGALRAVLAFPSTYSVGITSLGYQIVWATLAQRHDVDVRRLFTDQGDPLPRRCDLFGLSLSWELDGPVLPELLRNQRIPIWATERNDDDPIVFGGGPVLTANPEPLAPFFDAVLLGDGELLLPAFIDALQQCRHSPRNERLRHLAQVPGVYVPSLYAPRYDTDGTLMAVEPIDAAIPALVEKQTWRGNTLSHSTVVTPEAAWPDIHMVEVVRSCPELCRFCLASYLTLPFRTPSLDDGLIPAVEKGLTATKRLGLLGASVTQHPQFSELLQWLDGDRFDGTRISVSSVRAATVTPELATILSKRGSRSLTIAIESGSERMREVVNKKLTTEAIHAAARHAKQGGLTGLKLYGMAGLPTETDDDIEATAELLLALKRDTKGLRLTLGVSTFVPKAQTPFQWQGVRPEAEKRLKRLAKQLKPKGIEFRPESYGWSVIQALLSRSDRRLAPVIAAVGDGRESMGGWKKTYRAALNGELEPMPGPSQPLPPPWAEVVHDPWETQRTLPWTHLRGPLAPQKLQEHHDQALTVG; from the coding sequence CTGAATCAGGAAACCCTGCTATTTGATCCAGCCCCGCCGGATCCTGGTGCACTACGGGCTGTACTGGCCTTCCCAAGCACATACTCCGTGGGCATCACAAGCCTGGGGTACCAAATTGTCTGGGCCACCCTCGCCCAACGGCATGACGTTGACGTTCGCCGCCTGTTTACCGACCAAGGCGATCCACTACCGCGACGCTGCGACCTCTTCGGTCTGTCCCTGAGTTGGGAATTGGATGGACCGGTGCTTCCTGAGCTTTTACGCAACCAACGCATTCCGATCTGGGCAACCGAACGCAACGACGATGACCCCATCGTGTTCGGCGGCGGACCAGTGCTCACCGCCAACCCGGAACCGCTCGCTCCCTTTTTCGATGCCGTGCTCCTTGGAGACGGCGAATTACTGCTGCCCGCCTTCATCGATGCCCTGCAGCAGTGCCGCCACAGTCCACGCAACGAACGCTTGCGGCACCTAGCCCAAGTGCCCGGGGTGTATGTGCCTTCCCTCTATGCACCCCGCTACGACACGGACGGGACCTTGATGGCTGTGGAACCGATTGATGCAGCTATCCCAGCGCTGGTTGAAAAACAAACCTGGCGTGGAAACACTCTCAGCCACTCCACAGTCGTAACTCCAGAAGCAGCGTGGCCCGACATTCACATGGTGGAGGTTGTGCGCAGTTGCCCGGAACTTTGCAGATTTTGCTTAGCCAGCTATCTGACCCTGCCCTTCCGCACTCCATCGCTTGATGACGGCCTCATCCCCGCCGTTGAAAAAGGCTTAACCGCCACCAAGCGCCTCGGGCTTTTGGGAGCATCCGTCACCCAACATCCTCAGTTTTCAGAGCTTCTGCAGTGGCTGGATGGGGATCGCTTTGATGGCACCCGGATCAGTGTGAGCTCCGTACGGGCCGCCACCGTGACCCCCGAGCTGGCAACCATCTTGTCGAAACGCGGCAGCCGCTCGCTCACGATTGCGATCGAAAGCGGCAGCGAACGCATGCGAGAAGTCGTGAACAAAAAACTCACCACTGAAGCCATCCATGCAGCTGCCCGCCACGCCAAACAAGGCGGTCTGACCGGACTGAAGTTGTACGGAATGGCCGGGCTACCCACCGAAACAGATGACGACATCGAAGCCACTGCAGAACTGCTTCTTGCACTGAAACGTGACACCAAAGGGCTGCGGCTCACCCTTGGGGTGAGCACATTCGTTCCGAAAGCCCAAACACCATTCCAATGGCAAGGCGTCCGACCGGAAGCGGAAAAACGACTAAAAAGACTGGCTAAACAGCTGAAACCCAAAGGGATTGAATTCCGTCCGGAAAGTTATGGCTGGAGCGTGATTCAGGCCTTGCTCTCCAGAAGTGACCGCCGCTTAGCGCCCGTGATCGCTGCCGTTGGGGACGGACGGGAAAGCATGGGCGGTTGGAAAAAGACCTACCGCGCTGCGTTGAATGGTGAACTGGAGCCCATGCCTGGACCATCGCAGCCACTCCCACCTCCGTGGGCAGAGGTGGTTCATGACCCATGGGAGACCCAGCGCACCTTGCCTTGGACGCATCTCAGAGGTCCGCTGGCTCCCCAGAAGCTGCAAGAGCATCACGATCAGGCTTTAACGGTTGGCTGA
- a CDS encoding ClC family H(+)/Cl(-) exchange transporter — protein MQDNSDPNQNRDPRISSRSIRRLLERRWFVVVLALSLTGLGATITGLLFQSGIHLLSDWRRDLLHDVPAWIVLPVLGAFGGLVSGWLISNLAPAAGGAGVTHIMGFLRHKSVPMGLRVGLVKLVAGIIAIGCGFPLGPEGPAVQMGGSVAWQMSRWLKAPVAFRRVIVAAGGGAGIAAVFSAPLGGFIYAIEELLHSARPVVLLLVLITTFSADTWADVLGVFGLGSSGKGFQPNLGFLLERKFPIDVEFFPIDVIYLISLGALIGVLAELYTRYVLMMQRQGQHWFSNRLILRMSLSGLVLGSVYAALPSSFHNLDELFHLIGASETGVTQALAGFVVLFFSTGLAAASGAPGGLFMPMLTLGGAMGLACGDWVQSLTGHLPNTYVFAGMGAFVAGCSRTPITAMFLAFALVKDLLILKPILVACLTSFLVARLFNPHSIYERQMSMEAADAKQIQNEK, from the coding sequence TTGCAAGACAACAGCGACCCAAACCAAAATCGCGATCCCCGGATCTCAAGCCGCAGCATTCGACGCCTGCTCGAACGCCGCTGGTTTGTAGTGGTTTTGGCCCTGTCCTTAACAGGACTTGGAGCCACGATCACCGGCCTGTTATTTCAAAGCGGTATCCACCTCTTAAGTGATTGGCGTCGTGACCTTCTTCATGACGTTCCAGCCTGGATCGTATTGCCCGTTTTGGGTGCGTTTGGAGGCTTGGTATCCGGGTGGCTCATTAGCAACCTGGCGCCAGCTGCCGGCGGAGCAGGGGTCACCCACATCATGGGTTTTCTCCGTCACAAGTCGGTTCCCATGGGTCTACGCGTGGGCCTTGTGAAATTGGTGGCTGGAATCATTGCTATCGGCTGTGGCTTCCCCCTTGGCCCAGAGGGTCCAGCCGTACAAATGGGTGGATCCGTCGCCTGGCAAATGTCGCGATGGCTGAAAGCACCGGTGGCATTTCGGCGCGTGATCGTTGCAGCCGGAGGAGGGGCAGGAATCGCTGCAGTGTTCAGCGCACCGCTCGGTGGCTTCATCTATGCGATCGAAGAATTGCTGCATTCAGCAAGACCAGTAGTGCTGTTACTGGTGTTGATCACCACCTTTTCAGCCGACACATGGGCCGATGTATTGGGTGTATTTGGGCTGGGATCGAGCGGCAAGGGATTCCAACCCAATCTGGGCTTTTTACTCGAACGAAAGTTCCCAATTGATGTGGAATTTTTTCCCATCGATGTGATTTATCTCATCAGCCTTGGAGCCTTAATTGGTGTTTTAGCGGAGCTTTACACCCGCTACGTACTCATGATGCAACGCCAAGGACAGCATTGGTTTAGCAATAGGCTGATTTTGCGCATGAGCCTGAGTGGACTCGTCTTAGGCAGCGTCTATGCCGCCTTGCCATCGAGCTTCCACAACCTCGATGAACTATTTCACCTGATCGGCGCCAGCGAAACGGGGGTAACGCAAGCACTAGCCGGATTCGTCGTGCTGTTCTTCAGCACTGGCCTTGCCGCGGCCTCGGGCGCACCGGGCGGGCTGTTTATGCCCATGCTCACCCTTGGAGGAGCCATGGGCCTGGCCTGTGGAGATTGGGTGCAATCCCTCACCGGCCATCTGCCCAATACTTACGTTTTCGCGGGAATGGGCGCTTTCGTGGCGGGCTGTTCACGCACACCGATCACTGCGATGTTCCTGGCCTTTGCATTGGTCAAAGACCTACTGATCCTGAAACCAATCCTGGTAGCCTGCCTCACCAGTTTTCTGGTCGCCCGACTCTTCAATCCTCACTCCATTTACGAACGCCAAATGAGCATGGAAGCTGCTGATGCAAAGCAAATACAGAACGAAAAATAA
- the acnB gene encoding bifunctional aconitate hydratase 2/2-methylisocitrate dehydratase, with the protein MLNAYSKLAAEREAQGVPALPLTAEQTKDLTQLLENPPTDQKQILLDLLSDRIPPGVDEAAYVKATWLSAVAQGNASSPFVAPLEAARLLGTMVGGYNVAALIELLNNSDKQLAKCAAEGLSRTLLVYDAFNEVMDLATSNRFAKQVVDSWAAAEWFTSRTELAESITVTVFKVDGETNTDDLSPATHATTRPDIPLHALAMLETRDPNGLNTIAKLKENGHPVAYVGDVVGTGSSRKSAINSVLWHTGNDIPHVPNKRAGGVILGGKIAPIFFNTAEDSGALPIECDVSQLNTGDVITIRPHAGTVERDGTVISHFDLKPSTISDEVRAGGRIPLMIGRALTDKVRNQLGLPPSEVFIRPSTPQNNGKGFTLAQKMVGKACGLPGVQPGTSCEPLMATVGSQDTTGPMTRDEMKELACLGFSSDLVMQSFCHTAAYPKPVDLQTQQDLPDFFAQRGGVALRPGDGIIHSWLNRMLLPDTVGTGGDSHTRFPLGISFPAGSGLVAFAAAIGAMPLDMPESVLVRFSGALQPGVTLRDVVNAIPWVAIQRGLLTVEKANKKNIFNGRIMEIEGLPDLKLEQAFELTDATAERSCAGCTIKLSEATVSEYLRSNVALLKNMIARGYSDARTLARRVKAMEDWLADPQLLEADPDAEYAEILEINLDELTEPVLACPNDPDNVKLLSEVAGNAVQEVFIGSCMTNIGHYRAAAKVLEGSGSNKARLWVCPPTRMDEEMLKQEGYYATFEAAGSRMEMPGCSLCMGNQARVDDDTTVFSTSTRNFNNRLGKGAQVYLGSAELAAVCALLGRIPTPEEYQRIAAEKINPMSDELYRYLNFDQIAGFEDQGRVMSADDEAAVLAQA; encoded by the coding sequence ATGCTGAACGCCTACAGCAAGCTGGCCGCAGAACGAGAAGCCCAGGGCGTTCCGGCATTGCCGCTGACTGCTGAACAAACCAAAGACCTCACCCAACTGCTCGAAAATCCGCCGACAGATCAGAAGCAGATCCTGCTGGACCTGCTCAGTGATCGCATTCCACCTGGGGTTGATGAAGCGGCCTACGTGAAAGCCACTTGGCTTAGCGCTGTGGCCCAGGGCAACGCGAGCAGTCCTTTCGTTGCGCCCCTTGAAGCAGCACGGCTCCTGGGAACGATGGTTGGCGGATACAACGTGGCTGCCCTGATCGAACTGCTGAACAACAGTGATAAGCAACTGGCCAAATGTGCAGCCGAAGGCCTGAGCCGCACGCTGCTGGTTTACGACGCCTTCAATGAAGTGATGGACCTGGCCACCAGCAATCGCTTCGCCAAGCAGGTGGTCGACAGTTGGGCCGCTGCTGAGTGGTTCACGTCACGGACTGAGCTAGCTGAATCGATCACCGTGACCGTGTTCAAGGTGGACGGAGAAACCAACACCGACGACCTCTCCCCAGCCACCCATGCCACAACACGGCCTGACATCCCCCTGCATGCTCTGGCGATGCTGGAGACGCGAGACCCCAACGGGCTCAACACCATTGCGAAGCTGAAAGAGAACGGCCATCCAGTGGCCTACGTCGGCGATGTGGTGGGCACAGGCAGCTCACGAAAAAGTGCGATCAACTCCGTTCTTTGGCATACGGGGAATGACATTCCCCACGTGCCAAACAAACGCGCTGGAGGCGTCATTCTCGGCGGCAAAATCGCCCCAATCTTTTTCAACACCGCGGAAGATTCCGGCGCGCTTCCGATCGAATGTGATGTCAGCCAACTGAACACAGGTGATGTGATCACGATCCGTCCCCATGCCGGCACGGTCGAACGCGATGGAACGGTGATCAGCCACTTCGATTTGAAACCCAGCACGATCAGCGATGAGGTGCGGGCTGGCGGCCGAATTCCTCTCATGATCGGCAGGGCCCTCACCGACAAAGTTCGCAACCAGCTGGGACTTCCTCCCTCAGAGGTATTTATTCGCCCGAGTACCCCTCAAAACAACGGCAAAGGATTCACCTTGGCCCAAAAAATGGTTGGCAAAGCCTGTGGACTCCCCGGTGTACAGCCCGGAACGAGCTGCGAACCGCTCATGGCCACAGTCGGCTCTCAAGACACCACAGGTCCGATGACCCGTGACGAAATGAAGGAACTGGCTTGTCTGGGCTTCTCCTCCGACTTAGTAATGCAGAGCTTCTGCCATACAGCGGCCTATCCGAAGCCTGTCGATCTCCAAACCCAACAAGACCTCCCCGATTTCTTTGCTCAGCGCGGAGGAGTCGCCCTGCGACCCGGAGACGGGATTATCCACAGCTGGCTGAATCGCATGCTGCTGCCTGACACCGTTGGTACGGGGGGAGACAGTCACACCCGATTCCCCCTTGGTATTTCGTTTCCAGCCGGTTCAGGCTTGGTGGCATTTGCCGCAGCCATCGGCGCCATGCCTTTGGACATGCCGGAGTCTGTTTTGGTGCGATTCAGCGGTGCACTGCAACCGGGCGTGACCTTGCGCGATGTGGTGAATGCCATCCCTTGGGTGGCCATTCAACGTGGTCTGCTCACGGTGGAAAAGGCCAACAAAAAAAATATTTTCAATGGCCGAATCATGGAAATCGAAGGTCTTCCGGATTTGAAGCTCGAACAGGCCTTTGAACTCACCGACGCCACAGCAGAGCGATCCTGCGCGGGCTGCACCATCAAACTCTCCGAAGCAACGGTGAGTGAATACTTACGCAGCAATGTGGCCTTGCTCAAAAACATGATTGCGCGGGGCTACAGCGATGCACGAACCCTGGCGCGACGCGTGAAAGCAATGGAGGACTGGCTGGCCGATCCCCAACTTCTTGAGGCGGATCCCGATGCGGAATACGCCGAGATCCTTGAAATCAATCTCGATGAACTCACCGAACCCGTTCTGGCCTGTCCCAACGATCCCGACAATGTGAAGCTGCTGAGCGAAGTCGCTGGAAATGCCGTTCAGGAGGTCTTCATTGGTTCATGCATGACCAACATCGGCCATTACCGCGCCGCCGCAAAAGTGCTGGAAGGTTCCGGCAGCAACAAAGCCCGGCTCTGGGTTTGTCCACCCACAAGGATGGACGAAGAGATGCTGAAGCAAGAGGGGTACTACGCCACCTTCGAAGCAGCTGGTAGCCGGATGGAAATGCCTGGATGCTCCCTATGCATGGGTAATCAAGCCCGTGTGGACGACGACACCACCGTGTTCTCCACCAGCACACGCAACTTCAACAATCGCTTGGGCAAAGGCGCCCAGGTGTATCTCGGTAGCGCAGAGCTGGCAGCCGTTTGTGCACTTTTAGGGCGTATTCCTACCCCCGAGGAGTACCAACGCATCGCCGCAGAAAAGATCAATCCAATGTCGGATGAGCTTTACCGCTATCTGAACTTCGACCAAATTGCTGGCTTCGAAGACCAAGGGCGAGTGATGAGCGCCGATGACGAAGCGGCTGTTCTGGCACAAGCCTGA
- a CDS encoding 3-deoxy-7-phosphoheptulonate synthase: protein MATTSDLHVVETRPLVAPALLHQDLAPDANALNTVTSARKRIQAILRGDDQRLLAVVGPCSVHDVAAAREYAERLAPIRERLKDRLEVVMRVYFEKPRTTVGWKGLINDPHLDGSYDINTGLRRARGLLLDLAREGMPAATELLDPVVPQYIADLISWTAIGARTTESQTHREMASGLSMPIGYKNSTDGSATIAINAMQAASKPHHFLGINRDGQASIVSTTGNPDGHLVLRGGNRGSNYHVDAVSEAAAELKKYGLENRLMVDCSHANSNKDFRRQSDVLASIADQLRSGSKHLMGVMIESHLVEGNQKIPADLSQLTYGQSITDACISLETTEQILNDLAEAVGASH, encoded by the coding sequence ATGGCCACCACCTCAGATTTGCATGTGGTGGAGACCCGCCCCCTGGTCGCACCCGCTTTATTGCATCAAGATTTAGCGCCGGATGCGAACGCTCTGAACACCGTGACATCAGCACGGAAACGCATCCAAGCCATCCTTCGGGGGGATGACCAACGTTTGCTGGCGGTGGTGGGTCCGTGTTCCGTTCACGATGTTGCAGCGGCGCGTGAGTATGCCGAACGCCTGGCTCCGATCCGAGAGCGCCTCAAAGATCGATTGGAAGTCGTGATGCGGGTGTATTTCGAGAAGCCGAGAACCACCGTTGGTTGGAAAGGGCTAATTAACGATCCACATCTGGATGGTTCGTACGACATCAACACAGGTCTCCGCCGTGCTCGCGGACTTTTGCTGGATTTGGCCCGTGAGGGGATGCCAGCGGCAACAGAGTTGCTGGATCCTGTGGTCCCTCAGTACATCGCTGACTTGATCAGCTGGACCGCGATCGGCGCCCGGACCACCGAGAGCCAAACCCATCGGGAGATGGCCTCTGGATTATCGATGCCGATCGGATATAAAAACAGCACAGATGGCAGCGCCACGATTGCTATTAATGCCATGCAAGCGGCATCGAAGCCCCATCACTTTCTTGGCATCAATCGAGATGGACAGGCTTCGATTGTGAGTACAACGGGTAACCCTGATGGGCATCTTGTACTACGTGGTGGTAATCGAGGAAGCAATTATCACGTTGATGCTGTTAGCGAGGCCGCGGCTGAACTCAAGAAATATGGTCTCGAAAATCGCTTAATGGTGGACTGCAGTCATGCTAATTCCAATAAGGATTTCCGTCGTCAGTCAGACGTGTTGGCCTCGATTGCTGATCAGTTGCGCTCTGGTTCAAAGCATTTGATGGGAGTGATGATTGAGAGTCACTTGGTTGAGGGAAATCAGAAAATACCAGCCGATTTATCGCAACTCACCTACGGACAAAGCATTACCGATGCTTGCATCAGCCTTGAAACAACGGAACAGATTTTGAATGATTTGGCAGAAGCTGTTGGGGCTTCTCACTAA
- a CDS encoding diacylglycerol/polyprenol kinase family protein, with protein sequence MSGFGGPLIIVIWLVFVVGLALISRQLWPQQKELSRKVIHIGTGAVVPLAWLFEIPSVIAIPCAAVITLITAMNHQWRFIAAIEEVDRNSYGTIAYGLAITILLALFWPDRPDAVTAGVLVMALGDGLAGLIGRQLKTPQWIIFKQTKSIGGTATMAMVSILVLMILSNVTSHIISLPIAIAIGLGATGLEQISMRGVDNLTVPLGVGLTWSMLIP encoded by the coding sequence TTGTCAGGATTCGGCGGACCTCTCATCATTGTGATCTGGTTGGTCTTTGTGGTGGGATTAGCGCTGATATCGCGTCAGCTCTGGCCCCAGCAAAAAGAACTCAGTCGCAAGGTCATCCACATCGGCACGGGGGCAGTTGTCCCCCTCGCCTGGCTTTTTGAGATTCCTTCAGTCATTGCAATTCCTTGTGCGGCAGTCATCACCTTGATCACTGCCATGAATCATCAATGGCGATTCATCGCTGCCATTGAAGAGGTTGATCGGAACAGTTACGGCACGATTGCCTATGGGTTAGCAATCACAATTCTGCTGGCGCTGTTTTGGCCAGATCGCCCCGATGCCGTCACCGCCGGAGTGTTGGTGATGGCCCTGGGGGACGGACTCGCAGGACTCATCGGACGGCAACTCAAGACACCTCAATGGATCATCTTTAAGCAAACGAAATCGATTGGTGGCACCGCAACCATGGCCATGGTTTCAATACTGGTGCTCATGATCCTGTCTAATGTGACGAGCCACATAATCTCGCTACCGATTGCGATTGCCATTGGATTAGGAGCAACAGGCCTCGAGCAAATCAGCATGCGAGGAGTGGACAATCTCACCGTTCCCTTAGGGGTAGGTCTGACATGGTCAATGTTGATCCCATAG
- a CDS encoding RpoD/SigA family RNA polymerase sigma factor — MGIPLETSKSTTQSTRKQPALPSTGRRSASRQSGRLATDSIGFYLSSIGRVPLLTAAEEIELAHHVQDMKQLKELPQEELTSRQKHKIRMGKRARDRMMAANLRLVVSVAKKYQNQGLELLDLVQEGAIGLERAVDKFDPAMGYKFSTYAYWWIRQGMTRAIDNSARTIRLPIHISEKLSKMRRISRELSHRFGRQPNRLELASAMGIEPRELEDLITQSAPCASLDAHARGEEDRSTLGELIPDPNGEEPMEGMDRSIQKEHLGGWLSQLNEREQKILRLRFGLGGEEPLTLAEIGRQINVSRERVRQLEAKAILKLRTMTNHQQAA; from the coding sequence ATGGGGATCCCTCTGGAGACTTCCAAGTCGACAACTCAGTCGACCAGGAAGCAGCCTGCTTTGCCGTCCACCGGACGCCGCTCAGCTTCACGTCAAAGTGGACGCTTAGCAACAGACTCCATTGGCTTTTACTTGAGCAGTATTGGACGCGTTCCACTGCTCACTGCAGCCGAAGAAATTGAGCTCGCCCATCATGTCCAAGACATGAAGCAGCTGAAAGAGTTGCCACAAGAGGAACTCACCTCCCGGCAAAAACACAAGATCCGGATGGGAAAGCGCGCCCGCGATCGAATGATGGCAGCCAACCTGCGACTGGTTGTGAGCGTTGCCAAGAAGTATCAAAACCAAGGTTTGGAATTGCTCGACCTCGTTCAAGAGGGAGCGATTGGCCTTGAGCGTGCCGTCGATAAATTTGATCCGGCCATGGGATACAAATTTTCAACATATGCCTACTGGTGGATACGCCAAGGCATGACGCGCGCCATCGACAACAGCGCAAGAACGATTCGTCTACCGATTCATATCAGCGAGAAATTATCAAAAATGCGCCGGATCTCCCGGGAGCTCTCGCATCGCTTTGGCCGTCAGCCCAACCGTCTTGAGCTGGCCAGTGCCATGGGCATCGAGCCACGTGAACTAGAAGATCTGATCACCCAAAGTGCTCCCTGCGCATCCCTCGATGCCCATGCCCGAGGGGAAGAAGATCGCAGCACCCTTGGTGAACTCATTCCCGATCCCAACGGGGAAGAGCCCATGGAAGGCATGGATCGAAGCATCCAAAAGGAACATCTTGGAGGCTGGCTCTCTCAACTCAATGAGCGCGAACAGAAAATTCTTCGACTCCGTTTTGGTCTCGGAGGAGAAGAGCCATTAACCCTCGCGGAAATCGGTCGACAGATCAACGTATCTCGCGAACGCGTGCGTCAGTTAGAAGCAAAAGCAATCTTGAAACTCCGCACAATGACCAACCATCAGCAAGCCGCCTGA